One window of Microcoleus vaginatus PCC 9802 genomic DNA carries:
- a CDS encoding DUF2973 domain-containing protein yields MLHLLYILAFTVLAFLAVGNLIRSLVTVGMESQRPQQFRANNRHPSYPGSQSVPHPELLDEQGNIVNEPLLVMRSLTVQDAREQLDALYKSSPGGSDEGGELA; encoded by the coding sequence ATGTTGCACCTGCTTTATATTTTAGCTTTTACCGTTCTTGCCTTTCTGGCAGTCGGTAACTTAATCCGCAGTCTAGTCACCGTTGGTATGGAGTCTCAGCGTCCTCAACAATTCAGGGCAAATAATCGCCACCCATCCTATCCTGGCTCTCAATCTGTACCGCATCCAGAACTTTTAGACGAACAGGGAAACATAGTCAATGAGCCACTGTTAGTGATGCGTTCGCTGACTGTCCAAGACGCCCGCGAACAATTAGATGCTCTCTACAAATCATCTCCGGGCGGCAGCGACGAAGGGGGCGAACTAGCCTAA
- a CDS encoding DUF2605 domain-containing protein, which yields MLNSNLPEPELLKALLEPLLEDFNYWLDRSANLLETEEIPFLSDEEQSDLLARVKQAQQEVGAAKGLFQATGGQVGIETTALMPWHRLLAECWQVSARFRSLQSAPPGK from the coding sequence ATGCTTAATTCCAATTTGCCCGAGCCAGAATTGCTCAAAGCGTTACTGGAACCGCTGTTAGAGGATTTCAATTACTGGTTAGATCGATCGGCAAACCTCTTAGAAACTGAGGAAATTCCCTTTCTCAGCGACGAGGAGCAATCTGACTTGCTGGCGCGAGTCAAACAAGCTCAGCAAGAAGTAGGCGCAGCTAAAGGTCTATTTCAAGCAACCGGAGGTCAAGTTGGGATTGAAACCACAGCACTGATGCCGTGGCACAGACTGCTCGCCGAATGCTGGCAAGTATCGGCACGCTTTCGCTCATTGCAGTCCGCTCCCCCTGGAAAATAA
- a CDS encoding threonine--tRNA ligase translates to MLIQPMSSSQSMSPPEESVKIELPRTSESEPLKKIRHTTSHVMAMAVQKLFPKAQVTIGPWIENGFYYDFDTPEPFTEQDLKAIKKEMIKIINRKLPVIREEVSREEAERRIKEINEPYKLEILEGLIEPITLYHVGEEWWDLCAGPHLDNTSELNPKAIELESLAGAYWRGDETKAQLQRIYGTAWETPEQLAAYKHRKEEALRRDHRKLGKELGLFIFADAVGPGLPLWTPKGTVLRSILEDYLKQEQIKRGYLQVVTPHIARVDLFKISGHWQKYKEDMFPLMAEDEEAAANEQGFVMKPMNCPFHIQIYKSELRSYRELPMRLAEFGTVYRYEQSGELGGLTRVRGFTVDDSHLFVTPEQLDAEFLNVVDLILSVFKSLQLKNFKARLSFRDPNNLEKYIGSDEAWEKSQGAIRRAVETLGMNYFEGIGEAAFYGPKLDFIFQDVLDREWQLGTVQVDYNLPERFDLEYVAEDGTRKRPVMIHRAPFGSLERLIGILIEQYAGDFPLWLAPIQVRLLPVSAEFLPFAKEVAAKMKMLGMRAEADENSERLGKLIRNAEKDKIPVMGVVGAKEVEANSLNIRTRASGELGAISVDEVIGRLQAAISSYGDF, encoded by the coding sequence TTGCTAATTCAGCCGATGTCTAGCTCACAATCCATGTCCCCTCCAGAAGAGTCCGTTAAGATTGAGTTGCCCCGCACGAGTGAGTCGGAGCCACTAAAAAAAATTCGCCACACCACCTCCCACGTTATGGCGATGGCGGTGCAGAAGTTATTTCCCAAGGCGCAAGTGACGATCGGCCCTTGGATTGAAAACGGTTTCTATTATGACTTTGACACTCCCGAACCTTTTACGGAACAGGATTTAAAAGCCATTAAAAAAGAGATGATCAAAATCATCAACCGTAAATTGCCTGTAATTCGGGAAGAAGTCAGCCGCGAGGAAGCGGAACGCAGAATTAAGGAGATTAACGAACCTTACAAATTAGAAATTTTAGAAGGTTTGATCGAACCGATTACTCTTTACCATGTGGGGGAGGAATGGTGGGATTTGTGCGCCGGGCCTCACTTAGATAATACCAGTGAGTTGAATCCAAAGGCGATCGAGCTAGAAAGCCTAGCAGGCGCTTACTGGCGCGGCGACGAAACCAAAGCTCAGTTACAGCGCATTTACGGCACTGCTTGGGAAACTCCCGAACAATTAGCAGCATACAAACACCGCAAAGAAGAAGCCCTCAGGCGCGATCACCGCAAATTAGGCAAAGAATTAGGCTTATTTATTTTTGCCGATGCTGTGGGGCCGGGTTTGCCTTTGTGGACGCCGAAAGGCACTGTTTTGAGAAGTATTTTAGAAGATTACTTGAAACAAGAACAAATCAAGCGCGGCTATTTGCAAGTAGTGACTCCGCACATCGCCAGAGTGGATTTGTTTAAAATTTCCGGCCACTGGCAGAAATACAAAGAAGATATGTTTCCGCTGATGGCGGAGGATGAAGAAGCGGCAGCAAACGAACAAGGTTTTGTCATGAAACCGATGAACTGCCCTTTTCACATTCAGATTTACAAAAGCGAATTGCGTTCCTATCGAGAACTGCCCATGCGCTTAGCGGAATTCGGCACAGTTTACCGCTACGAACAATCGGGAGAATTGGGCGGTTTAACACGGGTGCGCGGCTTTACGGTGGATGATTCCCACTTATTTGTTACGCCGGAACAGTTGGATGCAGAATTCTTGAATGTAGTGGATTTGATTCTGTCAGTCTTCAAGAGTCTGCAACTGAAAAACTTTAAGGCGCGTTTGAGCTTCCGCGATCCGAACAATTTAGAGAAATACATCGGTTCTGATGAAGCTTGGGAAAAGTCTCAAGGTGCCATCCGCCGCGCGGTGGAAACTTTGGGTATGAATTATTTTGAGGGAATTGGGGAGGCGGCTTTTTACGGGCCGAAACTCGATTTCATTTTCCAAGATGTCTTGGATAGAGAATGGCAGCTAGGAACTGTTCAGGTAGATTACAATTTGCCAGAACGTTTTGATTTGGAATACGTCGCTGAAGACGGCACTCGCAAGCGTCCGGTGATGATTCACCGCGCTCCTTTCGGTTCTTTGGAACGTTTGATCGGGATTTTGATCGAGCAGTATGCGGGCGATTTTCCGCTGTGGTTAGCGCCGATTCAGGTGCGGTTGTTGCCTGTCAGCGCCGAGTTTTTGCCGTTTGCGAAGGAAGTGGCGGCGAAGATGAAAATGCTCGGAATGCGCGCCGAAGCTGATGAGAATAGCGAGCGTTTGGGCAAGTTGATTCGCAATGCTGAGAAGGATAAAATTCCGGTGATGGGTGTTGTGGGTGCGAAGGAGGTTGAGGCGAATAGTTTGAATATTCGGACTCGCGCTTCTGGGGAGTTGGGGGCGATTTCGGTTGATGAAGTGATTGGGAGGTTGCAGGCTGCTATTAGTAGTTACGGCGATTTTTAA
- a CDS encoding DUF4058 family protein, with translation MPLRAGDAEPIVDLPVLLNGVYDRPAKDFRINYIALSVPPLSET, from the coding sequence TTGCCTTTGCGTGCAGGTGATGCTGAACCAATTGTAGATTTACCAGTGTTATTAAATGGGGTTTACGATCGCCCCGCCAAGGACTTTAGAATAAATTATATCGCCCTATCAGTTCCCCCGCTGTCCGAAACTTAA
- a CDS encoding aminotransferase class I/II-fold pyridoxal phosphate-dependent enzyme, with protein MPDPTSEGKTHFISPRLLKLLSYQTPIRQFFTQATYMSRRTEPGSIDFTIGDAHEIPPPGFVEALQRWSVPQNQGWYGYKGNIPQSRITVSAALQDKRGLSILPEDIFMTNGTVVGLAICLQMLAGEGDEVIILTPPWLGYRSMVHFTGAVPVGVPVDTNTFDMDLQAIASAITERTRAIIINSPHNPTGKLFSASTLEGLSGILNEASKHYGKPIYIISDETFSRIVFDNQTCPSPTQFYPFSFLVYGYSKTLMAPGQRIGYIALPPTMPNREEIRRIIAFLQQTPFGWCYPSVLMQYALGDLEQLNINIEHLQNKRDGMVKALRDMGYTMYNPDGTFFLLVQSPWDDDLAFAELLASEDIFVLPGTPQEIPGYFRISLTANEEMISRSLPKFQAAMEYAVANPLASPSSVTKRQSIIEQNLSNQS; from the coding sequence ATGCCAGATCCAACAAGTGAAGGGAAGACTCACTTTATCTCACCACGGTTACTAAAGTTATTAAGTTACCAGACCCCTATAAGACAATTCTTTACCCAAGCGACCTATATGAGTCGCCGAACTGAGCCGGGAAGTATTGATTTTACTATCGGTGATGCCCATGAAATACCACCTCCAGGGTTTGTAGAAGCCTTACAGCGTTGGAGTGTACCGCAAAATCAAGGGTGGTATGGCTACAAGGGAAATATTCCACAATCACGGATCACTGTATCCGCTGCTCTTCAGGATAAACGCGGACTTTCTATATTGCCTGAAGATATTTTTATGACCAATGGTACTGTAGTTGGTTTGGCGATTTGTCTGCAAATGTTAGCTGGTGAGGGAGATGAGGTAATTATTTTGACTCCACCCTGGTTAGGTTATAGGAGTATGGTGCATTTTACCGGTGCGGTTCCGGTGGGTGTGCCTGTGGATACAAACACCTTTGATATGGATTTGCAGGCGATCGCATCTGCAATTACAGAACGGACTCGAGCAATCATTATCAATTCACCCCACAACCCTACAGGTAAGCTTTTTTCAGCTAGTACCCTGGAGGGTTTGAGTGGTATACTTAACGAGGCTTCTAAGCACTATGGCAAGCCTATTTATATTATTTCCGATGAAACCTTCAGCCGCATTGTTTTCGACAACCAAACTTGTCCCAGCCCTACTCAGTTTTACCCATTTTCTTTCTTAGTATATGGTTATAGTAAGACTTTAATGGCACCCGGTCAACGTATAGGGTATATTGCTTTACCTCCCACTATGCCTAATCGGGAAGAAATAAGACGAATCATTGCTTTCCTACAACAAACTCCTTTTGGTTGGTGTTATCCTAGTGTGCTCATGCAGTATGCCTTAGGAGACTTAGAGCAACTCAACATAAATATCGAGCATTTACAAAACAAGCGAGATGGGATGGTAAAGGCACTGCGGGATATGGGTTACACCATGTATAACCCTGATGGGACGTTCTTCCTCTTGGTGCAATCACCTTGGGATGATGACCTTGCTTTTGCCGAGTTATTAGCAAGTGAAGATATATTTGTTTTACCAGGAACTCCCCAGGAAATACCCGGTTACTTCCGAATTTCCCTTACTGCCAACGAAGAAATGATTTCGCGTTCTCTACCCAAATTCCAAGCTGCGATGGAATACGCTGTTGCTAACCCACTTGCTTCCCCCTCTTCTGTCACTAAGCGGCAGAGTATAATAGAACAAAATCTCTCAAACCAAAGCTAG
- a CDS encoding DUF1350 domain-containing protein, with protein MSHSFKFQAVSFSWVAVHPQPKGVVQFIGGTFFGSLPTLFYRYFLQQLFEEGYTVVALPFRFTFRHWPIAIGLLKEQEILRTELTTIAQRLGYESEIYQEPSSYFWVGHSLGCKYIALLEFLSDDRYPNIVDKFCDRADYERIQRLIENLGIDRPSIKGQPSLLIAPDISNTESAIPVRSLAKLLDKFRLGVLPTREQTQCFIANSSLFNLTAIISFDRDDSAGSTNDINKSPEQQKNSDVLWLIQQLSNRKLPLLSQEIEGKHLEPIGIKIGNYIVDLNPWDKFIKPLKSRFLEYWSVHFLDALKKRLGA; from the coding sequence ATGTCGCACTCCTTTAAATTTCAGGCTGTTTCTTTTAGTTGGGTGGCTGTTCATCCGCAGCCCAAAGGTGTGGTTCAATTTATTGGTGGAACTTTTTTTGGTAGTTTGCCAACTTTGTTTTATCGATATTTTTTACAGCAGTTGTTTGAAGAAGGTTATACCGTAGTTGCTTTGCCATTTAGATTTACTTTTCGGCACTGGCCGATCGCTATTGGGTTATTAAAAGAGCAGGAGATACTGAGAACAGAACTGACCACAATTGCTCAAAGATTAGGCTATGAAAGCGAAATTTATCAAGAACCATCAAGTTATTTTTGGGTAGGTCACAGTCTGGGATGCAAGTATATTGCTCTTTTAGAATTTTTAAGCGACGATCGGTATCCAAATATTGTGGATAAATTCTGCGATCGCGCTGACTACGAACGGATTCAAAGGTTAATCGAAAATCTGGGCATCGACCGACCTTCAATTAAAGGCCAGCCGTCCTTATTAATTGCTCCTGATATCAGCAATACAGAGAGCGCTATTCCAGTGCGATCGCTAGCAAAACTGTTAGACAAATTCCGCTTAGGAGTGTTACCAACCAGAGAACAAACTCAATGCTTTATTGCTAATAGTTCTCTGTTTAATTTGACTGCAATAATTTCTTTCGATCGAGATGATAGTGCTGGTTCTACCAATGATATTAACAAAAGTCCCGAACAACAAAAAAACAGCGATGTACTTTGGCTCATACAACAGCTAAGTAATAGAAAATTGCCTTTATTGAGCCAGGAAATAGAAGGCAAACATTTAGAGCCGATTGGTATCAAAATCGGTAATTATATTGTTGACCTCAATCCTTGGGATAAATTCATCAAACCTCTGAAAAGCCGATTTCTTGAATATTGGTCTGTTCATTTTTTGGATGCTTTGAAAAAGCGGTTAGGCGCTTAA
- a CDS encoding DUF3285 domain-containing protein — translation MSQPPSAIPASEESAETQTAPTNTAPPPSYVKLAMRNMVRKRATSLFHFALTAAGLLGVLVGLAFLDHYFNS, via the coding sequence ATGAGTCAACCTCCCTCAGCAATTCCTGCCTCCGAAGAGTCCGCCGAAACCCAGACAGCGCCGACAAACACTGCACCTCCACCGAGTTATGTCAAGCTGGCGATGCGGAACATGGTTCGCAAGCGGGCGACTTCTTTGTTTCACTTTGCTTTGACAGCGGCGGGACTTTTAGGCGTACTCGTCGGTTTGGCTTTTCTCGATCACTATTTCAATTCTTAA
- the ybeY gene encoding rRNA maturation RNase YbeY produces MLIEVNVEDCYGIAQQSADASNLPESAASGEISAETWENWFSVWLENQAADVPVAPGYEVSLRLTADTEMQALNLQYRQLDRSTDVLAFASLEVDCPQLEEMQSSEPLYLGDIVISIDTANRQAQQQGHPLKTELAWLAAHGFLHLLGWDHPDEESLTQMLDQQETLLQAIGLTIQTA; encoded by the coding sequence ATGTTAATTGAGGTGAACGTCGAAGACTGTTACGGGATCGCCCAGCAGTCAGCCGACGCTTCCAACCTCCCTGAGAGTGCAGCCAGCGGGGAGATTTCAGCCGAAACCTGGGAAAATTGGTTTAGCGTTTGGCTGGAAAACCAGGCGGCGGATGTGCCAGTGGCCCCGGGCTACGAGGTCAGTCTGCGTTTAACCGCCGATACGGAGATGCAAGCCCTCAACCTCCAGTACCGCCAGCTCGATCGATCAACCGATGTACTAGCTTTCGCATCTTTAGAGGTAGACTGTCCTCAGCTAGAGGAAATGCAGTCATCGGAACCCCTATACTTGGGTGATATCGTCATCTCGATCGATACAGCTAACCGACAAGCCCAGCAGCAAGGACATCCCCTGAAGACCGAACTAGCTTGGCTCGCAGCCCACGGTTTTCTGCATCTTTTGGGCTGGGATCACCCGGATGAAGAAAGTCTGACTCAAATGCTCGATCAACAAGAAACATTGCTGCAGGCGATCGGTCTTACGATCCAAACAGCATAA
- a CDS encoding diacylglycerol kinase family protein, with the protein MTLNRPSISSRIAQFLPMPQDSSSPTVHESKTALKYNRELSWKIASSLATSFRYAWGGLTYAFETQRNFRIHTVIGTLAIGLGLFLQLKPVEISVIGVTIGIVLAMELLNTAIESVVDLTVGQSYHELARIAKDCAAGAVLVSAMAAIIVGTALLLPPLWVVIQIAIARQ; encoded by the coding sequence ATGACACTAAATCGACCGTCAATTTCATCAAGAATCGCACAGTTTCTGCCCATGCCTCAAGACTCTTCCAGCCCAACAGTCCACGAGTCTAAAACAGCCTTGAAATACAACCGAGAGCTATCCTGGAAAATCGCATCTAGCTTAGCTACCAGTTTTAGATACGCTTGGGGGGGTCTGACTTATGCTTTTGAAACTCAGCGAAATTTTCGGATTCACACTGTTATAGGAACATTGGCGATCGGACTAGGACTATTTTTGCAACTCAAACCTGTAGAAATATCTGTGATCGGCGTCACCATTGGCATAGTTTTAGCAATGGAACTTTTGAATACGGCGATCGAATCGGTGGTAGACTTGACAGTCGGGCAATCTTATCACGAACTAGCCAGAATTGCCAAAGACTGCGCTGCCGGAGCAGTTCTGGTATCGGCAATGGCTGCGATCATCGTCGGTACTGCACTTCTGCTTCCTCCTTTGTGGGTCGTCATTCAAATTGCGATCGCCCGTCAGTAA
- a CDS encoding aminodeoxychorismate/anthranilate synthase component II, with protein MIIVIDNYDSFTYNLVQYLGELGAELPVASEVQVYRNDQISLAEIRQLQPAAVVISPGPGRPEDAGISLELIKELGPTLPILGVCLGHQSIGQVFGGKIVSAPVLMHGKTSQVEHAGVGVFQGLESPMIATRYHSLVIEKQSCPEVLEITAWVEDGTIMGVRHREYPHIEGVQFHPESILTTAGKQLLRNFLERL; from the coding sequence GTGATTATAGTCATCGATAACTACGACAGTTTTACATACAATTTGGTACAGTATCTAGGAGAACTCGGTGCTGAGTTGCCGGTAGCAAGCGAAGTGCAAGTCTACCGCAACGACCAAATTTCCTTAGCAGAAATTCGCCAATTGCAGCCTGCAGCAGTGGTGATTTCTCCAGGCCCGGGGCGGCCAGAAGATGCGGGAATTTCTCTGGAATTAATCAAAGAATTGGGACCGACTTTACCAATCTTAGGCGTGTGCCTCGGACATCAAAGTATCGGTCAAGTATTCGGCGGCAAAATTGTTTCTGCGCCCGTGTTGATGCACGGCAAAACTTCTCAGGTAGAACACGCAGGAGTCGGAGTTTTTCAGGGCCTGGAATCGCCGATGATTGCAACTCGCTATCACAGTTTGGTAATTGAAAAGCAGAGTTGTCCAGAAGTGTTAGAAATTACGGCTTGGGTTGAAGACGGAACTATTATGGGTGTGCGGCACCGCGAATATCCGCACATTGAAGGTGTACAGTTTCACCCGGAAAGTATTTTGACGACTGCGGGAAAGCAATTATTGCGAAATTTCTTAGAAAGACTTTAG
- a CDS encoding transposase, translating into MQLTERHIIKSTEHRFAQIDELAFKSKNLYNAANYVIRQSFIYGWGYVNYNETNRLMKSHEAYKALPAKVSQQILMVLDKNWKSFFEAVKAYKVDSSKFTGRPKLPKYKDKVKGRNLLVYTIQAISSKQLKKGIIKLSGTELLIKTKVNPDQVCQIRLVPKCDSYVIEVIYDEPESTLGNANSVASIDLGLDNLVALTSNQPGFIPLLINGRPLKSINQFYNKRKARLQSQFKGNRKTSPRIQRLTRCRHQKVDNYLHHASRLIINLLLTKQIGTLVIGKNAQWKTEIELGKQTNQNFVSIPHSRLIEMLEYKARLAGITVIVQEESYTSRSSFLGLDPIPVYGKTEKEPVFTGKRIKRGLYKTSTGQLINSDVNAAYNILRKAIPNAFSNGIGSCLVQPRRVDPLKVKGKGEGLNASHVMQ; encoded by the coding sequence ATGCAGCTAACAGAGAGGCACATCATTAAATCCACGGAACACCGTTTCGCCCAAATTGACGAACTAGCTTTCAAGTCCAAAAACCTCTACAATGCCGCCAATTACGTTATTCGTCAGAGTTTTATTTATGGGTGGGGCTATGTTAATTACAACGAAACGAACCGCTTGATGAAGTCTCATGAAGCCTACAAGGCTTTGCCTGCCAAAGTAAGTCAGCAAATCTTAATGGTTTTAGACAAGAACTGGAAATCGTTTTTTGAAGCCGTTAAAGCTTACAAAGTTGATTCTTCAAAATTCACGGGTCGCCCAAAACTGCCGAAGTACAAAGATAAAGTTAAAGGGCGAAACCTTCTCGTCTACACGATTCAAGCAATTAGCAGCAAACAGTTGAAGAAAGGAATCATTAAACTTTCGGGTACAGAACTTTTAATTAAAACGAAAGTCAATCCCGACCAGGTTTGCCAAATTAGGCTGGTTCCGAAATGTGATTCCTATGTAATTGAGGTAATTTATGATGAACCGGAGTCCACCCTTGGCAACGCTAATTCTGTAGCTAGTATTGATTTAGGACTGGATAATTTAGTGGCGTTAACTTCAAATCAACCGGGATTTATCCCTTTGTTGATTAACGGGCGACCATTGAAATCGATTAACCAGTTTTACAACAAGCGGAAAGCACGATTGCAATCCCAGTTCAAAGGGAATCGCAAAACTTCGCCCCGCATTCAGCGCTTAACTCGCTGTCGCCATCAAAAAGTTGATAATTACTTACATCATGCTAGCCGTCTAATTATTAACCTTTTGCTCACCAAGCAGATTGGGACGCTAGTAATTGGCAAGAACGCGCAGTGGAAAACAGAAATCGAGTTAGGGAAGCAAACCAATCAAAACTTTGTTAGTATTCCTCACTCTCGATTAATTGAAATGTTGGAGTACAAAGCTCGGTTGGCGGGAATCACAGTAATTGTGCAGGAAGAATCCTACACATCCCGATCCAGTTTTTTAGGTTTAGACCCAATTCCTGTTTATGGAAAAACCGAAAAAGAGCCTGTGTTTACTGGTAAGCGGATTAAGCGGGGTTTGTACAAAACATCGACTGGTCAGCTAATTAATTCCGATGTGAATGCAGCGTACAATATCCTCAGAAAAGCAATCCCAAATGCGTTCAGCAATGGGATAGGGAGCTGCCTAGTTCAGCCGAGGCGGGTCGATCCGCTCAAAGTGAAAGGGAAGGGGGAGGGACTTAACGCCTCCCATGTCATGCAATAA
- a CDS encoding Zn-dependent hydrolase: protein MKRRQLIRYAQTGLLAALATGLPSGWESYQAQTADSLSVQWLGHTCFLFSGGGARVLVNPFRPLGCTAGYRSPKVPTDLILISSRLLDEGAIDGFAGNPGLLYEPGAYRSNGLRIQGIRTEKDREGGRRFGVNVAWLWQQAGVKILHLGGVAGPIGIEEQILIGRPDIVLIPVGGGPKAYTPAEAKQTLQLLKPKMVIPTHFKTQAADAAACDLVPLDEFLALMDGTPVRRLNNDTISIKSADLPQTGSVIEVLSYRFSG from the coding sequence ATGAAACGGCGACAATTAATACGTTACGCACAGACGGGTTTGCTAGCAGCTTTAGCAACTGGTTTACCATCTGGATGGGAAAGCTATCAAGCTCAAACTGCTGATTCTTTGTCGGTTCAGTGGTTGGGCCACACTTGCTTCTTGTTCTCCGGAGGCGGTGCGAGGGTGCTGGTGAATCCTTTTCGCCCCCTGGGCTGTACCGCCGGCTATCGCTCTCCTAAAGTGCCAACAGATTTGATTCTGATTAGCAGCCGGTTGCTTGATGAAGGGGCGATCGACGGATTTGCGGGCAATCCCGGCCTGTTGTACGAGCCAGGGGCTTACAGGTCTAACGGGCTGCGGATTCAAGGGATTAGGACGGAAAAAGACCGTGAGGGAGGAAGGCGATTTGGGGTCAATGTGGCTTGGCTGTGGCAGCAAGCGGGCGTTAAGATTTTACACTTGGGCGGAGTTGCTGGCCCGATCGGCATTGAAGAGCAAATCTTGATCGGGCGGCCGGATATCGTGCTGATTCCCGTGGGCGGAGGGCCGAAAGCTTACACTCCGGCGGAAGCGAAGCAAACTTTGCAACTTCTCAAACCAAAGATGGTGATTCCGACACATTTCAAAACCCAAGCCGCCGATGCTGCTGCGTGCGATTTAGTGCCGCTAGATGAATTCTTGGCGCTGATGGATGGTACGCCGGTGCGCCGATTGAATAATGACACGATTTCGATCAAATCTGCTGACTTACCCCAAACTGGTTCGGTGATTGAGGTTTTGAGTTACAGATTTAGCGGTTGA
- a CDS encoding fasciclin domain-containing protein yields MKNQNLPSWMKQLTGFAGIIGASALIGFPAWAHITSNTNVANATQTPQVAGNVKTAASPAPTGATQAPTGTSPAPTGTSPAPTGASPAPTGATKDIVAIASGDAQFKTLTKALGAAGLVTTLQGKGPFTVFAPTDAAFAALPKATVDDLLKPANKAKLTKILTYHVVPGAVLSTSLKSGDVKSVEGTSLNVAVSAGKVTVSGANVVKADIKASNGVIHVIDKVLMPPAPTK; encoded by the coding sequence ATGAAAAATCAAAATTTACCTAGCTGGATGAAACAACTGACAGGTTTCGCAGGAATAATCGGCGCTAGCGCGTTGATTGGTTTCCCGGCTTGGGCTCACATCACCTCCAACACCAATGTTGCTAATGCAACTCAAACTCCACAAGTTGCAGGAAACGTGAAAACCGCTGCTTCACCGGCACCAACTGGCGCTACACAGGCACCAACTGGCACTTCACCGGCACCAACTGGCACTTCACCGGCACCAACTGGCGCTTCACCGGCACCAACTGGCGCTACTAAGGATATTGTTGCTATTGCATCTGGCGACGCTCAATTCAAGACGCTGACAAAGGCTTTGGGAGCTGCAGGTTTGGTGACAACTTTACAAGGAAAAGGCCCTTTCACTGTTTTTGCTCCGACTGACGCGGCATTTGCTGCTTTGCCAAAAGCAACTGTGGATGATTTGCTCAAACCGGCAAACAAAGCCAAACTTACTAAGATTTTAACTTACCACGTTGTTCCTGGTGCGGTTTTATCTACTAGCCTGAAATCCGGCGATGTTAAAAGTGTGGAAGGCACCTCGCTGAATGTGGCAGTTAGCGCAGGCAAAGTTACTGTCAGCGGCGCTAATGTTGTGAAAGCTGATATCAAAGCTAGCAACGGCGTTATTCACGTAATTGACAAGGTATTGATGCCCCCTGCTCCAACAAAGTAG
- a CDS encoding cobalamin-binding protein, with protein sequence MNQLRIVSLIPSATEIVAVLGLTDAIVGRSHECDYPPEIQNLPICTQPKFNPEGTSSEIHNRVTELLQNALSVYKVEIDTLEKLQPTHIITQAQCEVCACSLTEVEQAVSTLVNSKPEIISLQPNMLAEIWTDIQRVADALGVNGKSAIDLLQSRIDAITSQTQASSILTTKERVPKVACIEWIEPLMAAGNWIPELVAMAGGNSLFGMVGEHSPWLKWESLVEANPDVIIFMPCGFDLSRTRSEAMQITKNPEWPNLQAVKTGQVYITDGNSYFNRPGPRLVDSLEILAEILHPEIFDFGYRGKGWQQFL encoded by the coding sequence ATGAACCAACTCAGAATTGTCTCTCTAATTCCCAGTGCCACCGAAATTGTAGCAGTTTTAGGATTAACCGATGCAATTGTGGGCCGTTCCCACGAATGCGATTATCCCCCAGAAATTCAAAATTTACCTATTTGCACTCAGCCTAAATTCAATCCAGAAGGAACTAGCAGCGAAATTCACAACCGCGTGACAGAATTGTTGCAAAATGCGCTGAGTGTCTATAAAGTAGAAATAGATACTTTGGAAAAATTGCAGCCGACTCACATTATTACTCAAGCTCAATGTGAAGTCTGCGCTTGTTCTCTAACAGAGGTTGAACAAGCGGTAAGCACGCTGGTAAATAGCAAGCCGGAAATTATTTCTTTGCAGCCGAATATGCTAGCAGAAATCTGGACGGATATTCAGCGAGTTGCTGATGCTTTGGGCGTAAATGGCAAAAGTGCGATCGACCTTTTGCAATCCCGCATCGATGCTATTACCTCTCAAACACAAGCATCATCTATTCTTACCACAAAAGAGAGAGTTCCCAAAGTAGCTTGCATCGAGTGGATTGAGCCTTTGATGGCTGCGGGTAACTGGATTCCGGAATTAGTGGCAATGGCGGGAGGCAATTCACTATTTGGAATGGTCGGGGAACATTCCCCTTGGTTAAAATGGGAATCGCTAGTAGAAGCTAATCCCGATGTAATTATTTTCATGCCTTGCGGCTTTGATTTAAGCCGCACTCGCAGCGAAGCAATGCAGATAACTAAAAACCCAGAATGGCCTAATTTGCAAGCAGTAAAAACGGGGCAAGTTTACATAACTGACGGCAATTCTTACTTTAATCGGCCGGGGCCGAGATTGGTTGATTCGTTAGAAATTTTAGCAGAAATTCTCCATCCCGAAATCTTCGATTTTGGCTATCGGGGTAAGGGTTGGCAGCAATTTTTGTAA